A window of the Candidatus Nitrosotalea okcheonensis genome harbors these coding sequences:
- a CDS encoding ATP-binding protein, protein MPIAILPDVDEQRCIGCALCVEICTSLGPDVLRVKPVDGWKRGKAFVFYPERCISDGACIGVCPTKAIFWMRPMTYTPGQPVPLHKNGIFVKGWAEDAAL, encoded by the coding sequence ATGCCAATCGCAATTCTTCCAGACGTTGATGAGCAGAGATGTATAGGTTGTGCACTATGTGTAGAAATCTGTACTTCTCTTGGCCCAGACGTTCTTCGTGTAAAACCAGTAGATGGTTGGAAGAGAGGTAAAGCATTTGTATTTTATCCAGAAAGATGCATCTCAGACGGAGCATGCATTGGAGTTTGCCCAACAAAAGCAATCTTCTGGATGAGACCAATGACTTACACTCCAGGCCAACCAGTACCTCTACACAAGAATGGTATATTCGTAAAAGGCTGGGCAGAAGACGCCGCACTATAA
- the twy1 gene encoding 4-demethylwyosine synthase TYW1 yields MSCSGETVKVEDEFIQIKPLILDQLKKAKYGIADHATVELCHWTKKSFKDDGQCYKHKFYGISTHRCMEFSPAGMFCENRCVYCWRPMEFYSALKMPVEKVAPPEVIMVNLMEERRKLIMGHYGDPKSNKEKLDESLLPSHYAISLSGEPTMYPQLPDLIKYLKNLQNTKSIFLVTNGQEPEMLERLRDEDALPTQLYLSTNAPNSEIFTLVNRPKYKDAWERWNTSLEMLAELDTRTVLRFTLIKGYNADEKLIPEYVDMVTRSGAHFIEIKSYMHVGRSTNRLEYSNSPDMSEIRYFANELAKQSEIYSVMDESDMSRIVVLQNQKRFMDRWISSYSDTN; encoded by the coding sequence ATGAGTTGTTCTGGGGAAACTGTTAAAGTTGAGGACGAGTTCATTCAGATCAAACCATTAATTTTAGATCAATTAAAAAAAGCAAAATATGGAATTGCAGATCATGCAACTGTAGAGCTATGCCACTGGACAAAAAAATCATTCAAAGATGACGGCCAGTGTTACAAACACAAGTTCTATGGCATTTCGACTCACAGATGCATGGAATTTTCACCAGCTGGAATGTTTTGTGAAAATAGATGCGTATACTGCTGGAGACCAATGGAGTTTTACAGCGCTCTAAAAATGCCAGTAGAAAAAGTTGCACCCCCAGAGGTCATCATGGTTAACTTGATGGAAGAGCGGAGAAAGTTGATCATGGGCCACTATGGAGACCCAAAAAGTAACAAAGAGAAACTTGACGAATCACTTCTTCCCAGCCATTATGCAATCTCATTATCAGGCGAGCCTACAATGTATCCCCAATTACCAGATCTAATAAAATATCTAAAGAATCTACAAAATACAAAGTCAATTTTCCTTGTAACCAATGGTCAGGAACCTGAAATGCTAGAAAGGCTAAGGGACGAGGATGCGTTGCCAACACAGTTATACCTCTCAACAAATGCCCCAAACTCCGAGATATTCACACTTGTAAACAGACCCAAGTACAAAGACGCATGGGAGAGATGGAACACAAGTCTTGAAATGCTTGCAGAACTTGATACAAGAACTGTACTGCGGTTCACGTTAATCAAAGGCTATAATGCCGATGAAAAGTTGATTCCAGAATATGTAGACATGGTAACGCGTTCCGGGGCACACTTTATAGAAATAAAATCGTACATGCATGTGGGAAGATCAACTAACAGACTGGAATATTCAAACTCTCCAGATATGTCCGAAATAAGATATTTTGCAAACGAGCTTGCAAAACAGAGTGAGATCTATTCAGTCATGGATGAAAGCGACATGTCAAGAATTGTTGTTCTCCAAAATCAAAAACGATTCATGGATCGCTGGATTTCTTCTTACTCAGATACCAATTAG
- a CDS encoding adenylate kinase family protein, translating to MKIITGSPGTGKHTISKLISEKLNLEMVDINRIAIEQGLARKNNGTLDVDVNKLKKIIDKKISKNSILVGHLAPYVISSRNVEVSIVLRKSPYKLQRIYKRRRYSGKKSLENLGSEILGITYYDTVHEFGKKKTFQIDTSDRTISDTAKKVESIFKRARTRDDKVDWLQMILKKGDMQKFFPY from the coding sequence TTGAAAATAATAACTGGAAGCCCCGGAACAGGCAAACACACCATATCAAAATTGATTTCAGAAAAGCTAAACCTTGAGATGGTCGATATCAACAGAATTGCAATAGAGCAAGGGCTGGCCAGGAAAAATAATGGAACTCTTGATGTAGATGTAAACAAATTGAAGAAGATAATAGACAAAAAAATATCAAAAAATTCCATACTAGTAGGACATCTTGCGCCATATGTGATATCTTCAAGAAATGTCGAAGTTTCAATAGTGTTAAGAAAAAGCCCATACAAGCTTCAACGCATATACAAAAGGAGAAGGTATTCTGGCAAAAAATCGCTTGAAAATCTTGGCAGCGAAATACTTGGCATTACATATTATGATACGGTACATGAATTTGGAAAGAAAAAGACCTTTCAGATTGATACAAGTGATAGAACAATTTCCGATACGGCAAAAAAGGTAGAATCAATATTCAAGAGAGCGAGGACAAGGGATGATAAAGTAGACTGGCTGCAGATGATTCTCAAAAAAGGAGACATGCAAAAATTCTTTCCATACTAG
- a CDS encoding KEOPS complex kinase/ATPase Bud32, giving the protein MKLVKKGAEADIYLTSWNGHDSILKIRKKKDYRVHSLDTRIRTLRTIREAKMISEAKSFGVTTPLVYFVDEKKCEIYLQFIQGKLVRDLPAKQIVKTCKEIGKLVGILHKNGIMHGDLTTSNFILSPRGLVILDFGLSQKTDKVDDYAIDLRLFKEVLNSAHAQIVDDAWISFTLGYQEILGSLFTDKVINQVLVIEKRGRYANVV; this is encoded by the coding sequence TTGAAACTTGTCAAAAAAGGTGCAGAGGCAGACATCTATCTTACATCTTGGAATGGTCATGATTCTATTTTAAAAATCAGAAAAAAGAAAGATTACCGGGTTCATTCACTTGATACACGCATACGGACTCTGAGAACAATAAGGGAAGCAAAAATGATCTCAGAAGCCAAGTCCTTTGGAGTGACTACCCCCCTTGTTTATTTTGTAGATGAGAAAAAATGTGAGATATACCTCCAATTCATACAAGGTAAACTAGTTAGAGACCTACCTGCCAAACAAATTGTAAAAACATGTAAGGAAATAGGAAAACTAGTTGGAATTCTTCACAAGAACGGCATAATGCATGGAGATTTGACCACATCAAACTTTATTCTCTCTCCCAGGGGACTTGTAATACTTGACTTTGGACTTTCACAAAAAACTGACAAGGTCGATGATTATGCAATTGATCTTCGTTTATTCAAGGAAGTTCTAAACAGCGCACATGCTCAAATTGTAGATGATGCGTGGATATCATTTACACTGGGATACCAAGAGATACTGGGAAGCCTTTTCACAGACAAGGTCATCAATCAAGTTTTAGTAATAGAAAAAAGGGGCAGGTATGCAAATGTTGTCTGA
- the rdgB gene encoding RdgB/HAM1 family non-canonical purine NTP pyrophosphatase: protein MLSDIFFASSNKNKFEEAKDIASEFGLKLKFLKYTLQEIQADTLEEIATHKAMQAFSICSRPVIVEDAGLFIKSLNGFPGPYSSFVFDTIGNKGILRLVPMKRDAIFRSVIAYCEKHGNVHLFSAGVNGVISKKEQGKRWGFDPIFIPSGENKTYSQLAEKNKISHRYLALKNFSNWYLSKKKSSDP from the coding sequence ATGTTGTCTGACATATTTTTTGCAAGTTCAAACAAAAACAAGTTTGAAGAGGCAAAAGACATTGCATCAGAATTCGGCCTAAAACTGAAATTTTTAAAATACACTCTCCAAGAAATTCAGGCAGATACTTTGGAAGAAATTGCAACACACAAGGCCATGCAAGCATTTTCTATCTGTTCAAGGCCCGTGATTGTTGAAGATGCAGGTCTCTTTATAAAATCATTAAATGGATTCCCAGGACCATATTCATCATTTGTATTTGATACTATTGGCAACAAAGGGATTCTAAGGCTTGTGCCCATGAAACGTGATGCAATATTTAGATCAGTTATTGCGTACTGTGAAAAACATGGTAATGTACATTTGTTCAGTGCTGGTGTGAATGGAGTAATATCAAAAAAAGAGCAGGGTAAACGATGGGGTTTTGATCCTATTTTTATCCCATCGGGGGAAAATAAAACATATTCTCAACTTGCAGAAAAAAACAAAATCTCTCATAGGTATCTGGCATTGAAAAATTTTTCTAATTGGTATCTGAGTAAGAAGAAATCCAGCGATCCATGA
- the kae1 gene encoding KEOPS complex N(6)-L-threonylcarbamoyladenine synthase Kae1 codes for MLCLGIESTAHTFSCAIVERKGKQGKILSDVRKIYRPPAGEGIHPREASRHHAENSPEVLSECLKKANVKIDDIDMISYAAGPGLGPCLRIGAVVARSLSAYYGIPIYPVNHALGHIELGKMLTGAKDPLVLLVSGGHTMILAFLSKKWRVFGETLDITVGQLLDQIGRYAGFASPCGPKIEELASQSTEYVPLPYVVKGNDVSFSGLLSATKRAIPRGIEAACFSLQETAFSMMGEATERALSFTGKKELLVVGGVAANKRLSNILSSICARHDCKFFVAPKEYSGDCGSQISWIGLLESSKKPGITIEDTFVKQSWRLDTVEILY; via the coding sequence ATGCTCTGTCTTGGAATAGAAAGTACTGCCCACACATTTTCTTGTGCAATAGTAGAAAGAAAAGGAAAACAAGGAAAAATACTATCTGATGTAAGAAAGATCTACAGACCTCCAGCGGGAGAGGGAATTCATCCTAGGGAGGCATCACGCCATCATGCGGAGAATTCACCAGAGGTTCTCTCAGAGTGTCTCAAAAAAGCAAATGTGAAGATTGATGATATTGACATGATATCATATGCGGCAGGCCCCGGGCTTGGCCCTTGTTTGAGAATTGGTGCAGTTGTAGCCAGGTCTCTATCTGCATATTATGGCATCCCGATATATCCAGTAAATCATGCATTGGGTCATATCGAACTAGGAAAAATGCTGACTGGAGCAAAAGACCCGCTTGTACTGCTTGTTTCGGGGGGCCACACGATGATCTTGGCATTTCTTTCAAAGAAATGGAGAGTTTTTGGTGAAACACTGGATATTACTGTAGGTCAACTACTTGATCAAATTGGAAGGTATGCAGGCTTTGCATCGCCTTGCGGTCCTAAGATCGAAGAACTTGCATCACAATCAACAGAGTATGTACCATTACCATATGTTGTAAAAGGAAATGATGTATCATTCTCAGGTCTCTTGTCTGCAACAAAAAGAGCGATTCCAAGGGGAATAGAGGCTGCGTGTTTCTCACTGCAGGAAACTGCGTTCTCTATGATGGGAGAAGCCACGGAAAGAGCACTCTCATTTACGGGAAAAAAAGAACTCTTGGTTGTTGGCGGGGTTGCTGCAAACAAGAGATTGTCCAACATACTTTCAAGCATATGTGCAAGACATGATTGCAAGTTTTTTGTAGCGCCAAAAGAATATTCTGGGGATTGCGGTTCGCAAATATCTTGGATAGGACTGTTGGAATCCTCAAAGAAACCTGGAATAACTATAGAAGATACTTTTGTAAAACAATCGTGGCGTCTAGATACTGTTGAAATTCTTTACTAG
- a CDS encoding redox-regulated ATPase YchF, which yields MQIGLLGKTNVGKSTFFSAATQTSAQIGNYPFTTIEPNVGIAYVKTDCACKHFAIEHNHPLCTSGTRYVAIKLIDVAGLVPGAHEGKGLGNKFLDDARTSEVLIHVIDASGSTDIQGQSVPAGSHDPLEDVKFVEDEFDQWMKQILQREWQKLARELESKSGKVIQAIAQRFSGLGIDEYDVEHVLHNLNLQSKKPHDWSEDDLLSFVKTLRKRTKPIMIAANKSDLCHDLSILDEFKKTHPTIACSAETELLLRKAAKNGIIEYLPGAKSFKIKNGINLNPQQQKALELAEKVMSKLGGTGIQQALDCACFDLLKLITVFPVEDETKLSNKNGEILPDAKLLRVGSTARDLAKSIHQDLAKGFLFAIDAKTKQRVGAEYQLKNGDVLKIVSTLSRG from the coding sequence ATGCAAATTGGCCTGCTGGGAAAAACAAATGTTGGAAAATCTACATTTTTCTCAGCTGCTACTCAGACTAGTGCACAGATTGGTAATTACCCGTTTACAACTATTGAACCAAATGTGGGAATTGCCTATGTGAAAACTGATTGCGCATGCAAGCATTTTGCCATAGAACACAATCATCCATTATGCACTAGTGGAACTAGGTATGTGGCAATCAAGTTAATCGATGTTGCAGGCCTTGTCCCAGGTGCTCATGAGGGCAAAGGCCTTGGTAACAAATTCCTGGATGATGCAAGAACATCCGAAGTTTTAATCCATGTGATAGATGCATCTGGCTCTACTGATATACAGGGCCAATCAGTTCCTGCTGGATCTCATGACCCACTTGAAGATGTTAAATTTGTTGAGGATGAATTTGATCAATGGATGAAACAGATACTTCAACGAGAATGGCAAAAACTTGCCAGGGAATTGGAAAGCAAAAGTGGCAAGGTAATTCAGGCTATTGCACAACGGTTTAGCGGACTTGGGATAGACGAGTATGACGTAGAACACGTACTGCATAACTTGAATCTACAATCAAAGAAACCACATGATTGGAGTGAGGACGATCTCTTGTCATTTGTTAAAACACTCAGAAAACGAACAAAACCCATCATGATAGCTGCAAATAAATCAGATCTCTGTCATGATCTTAGCATCCTCGACGAGTTTAAAAAAACACATCCAACTATTGCATGTAGTGCAGAAACCGAACTTCTTCTCAGAAAAGCAGCAAAGAATGGAATCATAGAATATCTGCCAGGCGCCAAGTCCTTCAAGATAAAAAATGGAATAAATCTGAATCCTCAACAGCAAAAGGCATTGGAGTTGGCAGAAAAAGTCATGTCAAAATTAGGCGGAACTGGAATCCAGCAGGCTCTTGATTGTGCATGTTTTGATCTTTTAAAACTGATTACTGTATTTCCAGTAGAAGACGAAACAAAGCTATCTAACAAAAATGGAGAGATACTGCCTGATGCAAAGCTCTTGCGTGTGGGCTCTACCGCACGAGACTTGGCAAAATCCATACATCAAGACCTTGCAAAAGGATTTCTTTTTGCCATTGATGCAAAGACAAAACAAAGAGTTGGTGCAGAATATCAGCTCAAAAATGGAGATGTCTTGAAAATTGTATCAACTTTGAGTAGGGGATAA
- the tgtA gene encoding tRNA guanosine(15) transglycosylase TgtA → MFEIKKSDLAARIGTLYTNHGKIETPAFVPVIHPVKQKIPAKKLREMGFDLVITNAYITLKRYGDEALKQGIHKIIDYDGAIMTDSGGYQVLEYGDIDVDYRKIADFEKGIKTDIAIPLDRPTGLGLSKKKAIEYVQHTLRVSKETLDSRDDNSQIWVGPIQGSEHSDLVTKSTKALVDSGFQMLALGSPVEFMESYEYNLLAKMIMTAKKNIPDSIPLHLFGAGHPLTIPLAVSLGCDTFDSASYMLYAKHDRYIMEDGTAHLSEMAYFSCNCEVCTKLKPKEMMTLDKEDRTNKIALHNLYAIKAEVDRVKEAIHEGRLWEYTIKKARAHPKLFESISIFTKNTTFFTETTPRYKENAVFLFSKEDQFRPELGRFHSMVRKFRTKKKTLVIIPDGSIRPFYTSSEYNNLKKKFSSNLDDIQFCQYNPYLGIIPLELSDIYPAAHYVISDTEYNQDEFPEFAKTWSMFLKNNKFKNIYTTKNEFLKYHSKGLKIKIKFFNIKK, encoded by the coding sequence ATGTTTGAGATAAAAAAATCTGATCTTGCCGCAAGGATAGGAACACTTTACACAAACCATGGCAAAATTGAGACTCCAGCGTTTGTTCCAGTAATTCATCCAGTGAAACAAAAAATTCCTGCTAAAAAATTAAGAGAAATGGGATTTGATCTAGTAATAACAAATGCGTACATCACGCTGAAGAGATATGGAGATGAGGCATTAAAACAAGGCATCCACAAGATAATTGACTATGATGGTGCAATCATGACAGACTCTGGAGGATACCAGGTCTTGGAGTACGGAGATATTGATGTAGATTATAGAAAAATTGCAGATTTTGAAAAGGGGATAAAGACAGACATTGCCATTCCTTTAGATCGTCCAACAGGACTTGGACTATCAAAAAAGAAGGCAATCGAATACGTACAGCACACACTCCGGGTCTCAAAGGAGACCCTGGACTCAAGAGACGACAATAGCCAGATATGGGTGGGGCCAATTCAAGGAAGCGAACATTCTGATCTAGTTACAAAATCAACCAAGGCACTTGTTGATTCAGGTTTTCAGATGTTAGCATTAGGCAGTCCAGTTGAGTTTATGGAATCATACGAATACAATCTTCTTGCTAAAATGATAATGACAGCAAAGAAAAATATTCCAGACTCCATTCCGCTTCATCTGTTTGGGGCAGGACATCCACTTACTATACCTCTTGCAGTATCGCTTGGTTGTGATACATTTGACTCTGCGTCATACATGTTATATGCAAAACATGACAGATACATCATGGAAGACGGTACGGCTCATCTTTCCGAGATGGCTTATTTTTCCTGCAATTGCGAGGTCTGTACCAAACTAAAACCGAAGGAGATGATGACACTAGATAAAGAGGACAGAACCAACAAGATAGCACTTCACAATCTTTATGCCATAAAGGCCGAAGTGGACCGAGTAAAAGAAGCCATTCATGAGGGACGATTATGGGAGTATACCATAAAAAAGGCAAGAGCGCACCCCAAGTTATTTGAAAGCATATCCATCTTTACAAAGAATACCACATTTTTCACAGAGACCACCCCGCGATACAAAGAAAATGCAGTGTTTCTTTTTTCCAAGGAAGACCAGTTCAGACCAGAACTTGGGAGGTTTCATTCCATGGTACGCAAATTTAGAACAAAAAAGAAAACATTGGTAATCATACCAGACGGAAGCATAAGGCCATTTTATACTTCGTCAGAGTATAACAATCTAAAAAAGAAATTTTCTTCAAATCTTGACGACATACAGTTTTGCCAGTACAATCCATACCTTGGAATAATTCCATTGGAATTGTCAGACATTTATCCTGCTGCGCATTATGTGATATCTGATACAGAGTATAACCAAGACGAGTTTCCAGAATTTGCCAAAACTTGGAGCATGTTTTTGAAGAATAACAAATTCAAGAACATCTATACAACAAAGAATGAATTTTTAAAATATCATTCCAAAGGTTTGAAAATAAAAATTAAATTTTTCAATATCAAAAAATAA